The Leptidea sinapis chromosome 17, ilLepSina1.1, whole genome shotgun sequence genome contains the following window.
AATGATCGGTTCTCGATATGTGTGTAAACTACTTCAAGTGGGtgaaaatcatattttattattctgttaCGTAAAATAAACATACGGACATATATAAGGCGATGTTTATATAAAGCATATTAAAAGGAGTGTGatgattttagaaaaataatacaattccagttttctatgataatttattttaaattggatTGTTTTCACTGAACCAGTCTCAATACTAGCGATTCACTCTCCACCATACTCACGGAGTTTGCCTCCAGAATATCCctgcaaaataataatatttttataatatatgacCACTATATACTAAGTATAATTACTGtgtaataagtatatttattatagtataaagAACTATTTCAAGATAATCTTGTGGCACAATAAATCATTTGATGTTTTGATCACCTTTTTCTTAAGTTTTACGTCTGAAGTCACAAAGTTTGAGACTTATTCTTTcgttaatattgttatatttagttaataaactttttaaaggatttaaagcGCGCAGCTGCGTGTACAATTCAATCGTAGTTCCCGTGAAAGCGTGCTCTGTTTTtcagttaacccgacgtttcgttaccttaaggtaaataataataaaaatttaactttaacgcAAATCTAATGTTACACTTACACATAGTTACAATCACGCGTactttaatcctttaaaaagtttatttcaatgtgtaacactcgcgctAATCAAACAATATACTATCTTTTCATTTGACTTATTTATCAGTGTTAATCaacatatatacattatatttatcgTACTATCGTCACAAAATTTCAGCAATGCCAAAACTCCACAATACTAAAATTATCAACTATCTTCAGCGTCAGTGTCTTTATCTTTGATCCATTCAATAGTGAGTTTTttaactttcttccacttacaacAAATCTCCAAACAATCTTTAGCGGTGTTTTGGATTGACAAGGTCACTACCTACTTCTAACACCAGTTTCAAAAAGTGCGAATCATCATCAGTTCATCTTAAATTGGCAGCGATCTTGAACTTCAATAATTGGTGTTAAAGAGTAAGCGTGACAATGATAACTTACTATTACTAATTACCCAAATCATAAAACTCGTAAAGTAGTTTTTTGTATATAAGGGGGCAAactggcaagaggctcacggggtGGGGAGTCgtgagacaaccgcccatggacatccacaacaacaaGTGTCAAATTATGCATAGTCTTTTAGGTGGAAGAATgatcttttcttgaaggttcctaagACGTACCGGTTAAGGAAAACACCGGTTGGTAATTGACTCCACAAAgaggctgtgcgaggcaagaaattactTGCacaacgcgcggttgtggaaagCCAAACGTCAACGGGCGGGTGCTATTTAGCATTCTGACGTAATATCCGGTTGTGGAATTCAGCCGCAGGAATTCAACCCGAACAGCACCTCTGAACACtgcccgtgataaattcggAAGAACGGAGAACCTacatctctacacaacgccaaagaatcaagccgatcggataTGACATGATCGTAGATGATTCGAGGCGGTCATCGTTAAGGattcataaataacaatatacatGGATATACAGAACAGCACGTACCCAACATTTTTCGGTGACTGCACGCTTGTAACAATGACTTCTAAATGCCCGACAACGTTCTCAAAATAAGTTAAATCAATTTGATGCGCTTGTTCCCTGAAGTTTACCACAACAATGTATACTTCACCTTCATGCCATCTGTAACCAATAGTTCATTAGGAATTACAATCACTGTGTTTATAAATGTATTGTTTGTTGTTGATGAGAGCAGAAAGACTTCATAAAATTGTATAgctaacaattaaaaatattttatattataatctcattccaatttcttttttgtgtcctttattgtaaaatattttttatcccaataataacttttattacttaattactttaaattgtGATATTTCTGTTCTGTATCCAATAAATAATGGAGCTGGTTTACAACTTCTCTGCATACGGtatatggtataggggctctggtttccgcaattaaaccactagtatgggtccattttgcgtacAGTACCtattggccagttactccaaccagcccagctccatTCAGAAgatcagaacattcctggggtgttcgcagacttcctggagcgaccgaGTATTAATGATGTGTGACcggttagggtgcccaccattatttatttatttattggaaaacaaacagcttaagttatatacacattgtaacacataatttatattacacaagccaataaagttaccacttacatataaacaaagtaggagtgaatataatacaaaatataacgattttatatacaattaaacataaggcgaaaaaaggacacaaaaatacaaatgaaacaaaatttatcaaatttatcggttggacatattttaagaatgtttaagatattctttaatttttttagtaaaagttggatagctgctatgaaaaatgtctaagtgactataattattattataagtgttgcatgctcttataataaaacaattgctagtataatttgttctacgaacagggataaagaatgtatctatagaacgtgtataatgttttggacagttaagtttaatgttacttaaaatacgattggaatcaattaagtcatgtaatattttgaaaaggaaaacttgatcTCTGTATTCTCTACGCTGTTGTATAAAGATAGGTAGTTAAATTGAggagtattacaattttgaaacttataatttaatcttttaataaatttattttgtacactttctatagcatctatatattttgtataacgtgggTTCCAAGTTTAAATATGGTCTgacataagcattatataaaagattaaaagtatgaatatttttgaagtcaattCCCTGTCTGAATATAAAAACCAAGCATTTTGTAAGCTTTTGCTGTCATATTGTCtatatgattttcaaataagagagCCGAATCTAGCGTTACCCCAAGGTCTTTTATTTCTGACACCCTTTTAAGGGGTTAAATTGGCATTTTTTTCCTCGATAATGTTATCATACAGCATTTGTCAACATTGAGGTATAAGTCATTAGCGGAACAATAGTTTCCTAACTCAATTAAATCGCTTTGTAGTTCAACACAGtcctgtttttcttttattattttaatataaattatacggATGttatgtctgttgaggctgataattctacgtgtcagtttgagCGACAGTGCAGGCatcgcttctttcgactgtctacagcttgagacattcatcaatcgggtgttgtgtaggttgttggtgagagagcgtccATACCATACCGTATGTATGCATCATCACATCACCATCAATCATAACAGTAATGAAACTTtaaccactcaggattcttgaaaaaccccaaaaattctgagtggcaataccattgcgctcgtcttcttgagacatacaatgttaagtctcatttgcccagtaatttcacaatcgcggcgcccttcagatcgaaacacaataatgcttacacattactgcttccctgcagaaataggcgacgttgtggtacccataatctagccgacatcctgtgtaaaggagcctcctactggtaagccaataaaaacataactaaCACTTAAGCTCATATCGCTtcgaatttataatataatatattctgttCATCGTTTACTAAACTGATTTGCAACATTAAACGCGAAACTATAAAACAGCTGCTGCATTGTTAAATGAACAACATATAAAAACTGATCGACAATGGCTATTCAACAATAAGCTTGTAGTAACTGTTTTGTGTAGCAATGACCTCAGTGATAACTACTTACATATTGTAAGTGGTGTTGAGTAATTCAACCGAATCGTACATACGGCGAGCACTTAGCTGTCTGTACCTGACATGTCATTATAATCTGACATCTGGAGTGTTTACAAATATCGTGTTATGACGGATTAAGTTGTTGTGATAAGATCACGTGTGTcgacatttatttaaatcgatataagtgattgtaattaatatttcgaTTCAAAATCGATTGCTCTACCGtataattagttaattaataattgtctttatgtaatattttacgtttgatgtagtatttaattttcgtgttgtttgttataaaaatgttgTTGACATCTGGATTTTGGTACACCGGCCACATGCTCGTCGGGCTTAAACATGATAGATTTTGTACAAGACAACCCTATATTAttgcttttattatttgttttgaaagtggcaatagtaaatacaaaatcttgttgtaaaaacgcCAACAGACAGACGGACTAACAAAGTTAGAAATAGAATTCCGTTTAAACTCTTTGGTTTCATATCCCTCGAATTAAAATTGTTAGTTATATTGAGATGTTATTAACAATACAAggagataatattaatttaatatgcatTTTGAAAAACAGATTTTTCGACATTCTGTGttctaaatgatttttattttatctgcgattttatttaaatattcagcaagaaatacctatttttatgatttttatctcttTCGATCTACATGGGATAATATATCTTGAACGATATCCAGGTGCAATAATACATGATTTATGTAACGGAGATACGAgcaaaatcatttttaaatttctgaacaaGAAAATATTCTTCGTTTTCATGCAATTTATTCTTCTCCAGGGATTTACGTACCTTCTAAAAGCAAATACATCTGAGTTAAATGCAACGGACTCATATCGTCCATATCTAAATGTCGATTCCGTTCGTAACTTCGCTAATGTTTTGTAGATATTCAAATGTGATCTTTCTATTGAACTTTGAACTGCTACATTAAGAGTCTCATATCCATCAGCAAGAGGAAGCCAGGTTTTGTCCCCAGTTGTGAATCCTAAAATTGGAACAATTTAGACAAAACAAAtctaattttcatttaaaataaagaaataccaacttaataaaagtaacaaatgaaaacaagaaatacaagaaattttcatgaaaaatattacaatgggTTCACAATTTTACAAAATGCAGCAGTTGAAgaacattacacaaaataaaattcagaGATACTTTTTactctcttaattttttttacaagataggTTTATCTTGttacaacaaataataaatgataCATTTAATGGAGTTATAATTTGTAGGATGTGATAAATACGACAAaagttttataaacaaaataagattcTCCTTTACTGGCACGTTTTGATGGAACTTTTTAGAATTATATTGTTAGCAACTATTCTCTGTGTTGCTTCGTTTGTTGTTGTTGATATTATATGCATCGAATTATACACACCTTGGCGTGCGCAATCTGCTTAAAAATTTACTAATCCGTTTTTATCTTCGGCTCTACTTGCATTTCCGACAGTAACACACATGTATTTCATGCAAAATATATGCATAGATTTtgttttgcatatttttattagaCTTTAATAAAAGATGGgcaatgattattttaaattgctGAAACTGATATTTACCAGCGTTCTTTTCACCACTCCACTGAAACGGTGTTCGTTCGGGATCTCTCGATGACATCCAGTAATTGATCGGGTCATCTGTGTTACATCCACTGGGATCTACAGTATCTTCCCAGCTTATGTATCCATCGACCATTCCAATTTCCTCTCCCTACATATAAATAGCATAATggcatgaaataatattatgtaatctaAGTATTTTTACTTAGCAACATGTTAAAGTGTGAAGCTTTACTAACATCATGATGACATATTACGCTTTTAAACTTTTGTTGTATTAATTAGATAATAGTCATGCTTGAGACAATGTATGCAAATATTTTCCTTCATATCAGATATcgacaaaatttttattatattcataataacaCACAATAACATGATagtgttaaatttttgtttaattacttACCATATATGTAACAGCAATTCCAGGCAATAGTAGAACAATCATATTTACACCGTCGACCAATTTCGGACTGAATCTCGATGCTACTCTACTGTTATCGTGGTTGCCTGCCTAAATTCAACATTATGTTATTAATTCTTCATTTGATACCTTAATTtattcacaataatattattattttatacttaccaCCCAATTGGCTAACTTATCAATTGGTTTAAATGCAAGAAATTTATCAAGTGCGTACTTTATTTCCCCAGCTGTTGAATCACCATTGACATCCGATATGAGAACAAAGTTAAATGGCATTTGAGCCCCTTCACTATTTTCATTGCCGAAATATTTCATAGTCACAATAGGTGATGAATACGCTTCAGTCATCATAACCCTTGATAGGCCATCTTTTTCTTTAAATTCATCGAATACCTCTCTCCATTGGTAAACCATATCAAATGTTTCTTCTTGGTCCTTAGTGTAAATATGATTCAGGTAATCATAGCTTTCTGGATCATCAAGAGCTTGCCCAGAAATAGGTTCATCAGGATATTTCCCATTGTACAATTCTTTATCTATCTCAAAAAGGTGAGCAATAGCGTCTACTCTAAAACCAGCCACTCCTTTATCCAGCCAGAACCGAATCACATTTTTCATTTCCTCAACTACTTCTGGATTGCGGTAGTTTAGATCAGGTTGTCCAATAACGAATTGATGTAAGTAATATTTACCGACTTCCTCTCTGTATTCCCAAGCGCTTTTGCGGAAAACACTGTTctggaatattaatataattagtagTAAAATAACACACATACTAcacaatttaaacaaataataaatagtaaaatttgtaacataaaaacatgttaatttattataaactaacatGTTTCCAGTACTAAGAGATTATCATTGGAATGTTTGCCAATGATACCCTATACGCTGTCACACTGCCGCAGACGAACTAGGTACGGGTAaatacggttttttttttaatgaaaataagggatgtgTGCTCCTAGTGAATGATAGACGGGCATCCGGGATgtgtgaaaaataattatttaaaagtcaTCGTCATTAGTGATATTAATTCTAAGTATTCTATGTTTAATTCATACTTACCCAATTGTTGGGTGGGTGCAGTATGCCATTTTCATCTTCAACTGGATCTtcccatacaaagtaatcaaaATATTTCTCATGACCTCTCAATGCTTCATCAAACCATACACTCTCATTACTGCTATGGTTAGGTACAAAATCGAGAACAATTTTTATATCTAAAATAgaattattcttaattattttcgtatttttataatatttcattaggTAAATGATTATATTCACATTTGACCGCTATTTCTGTCAATACTATATTGTGAGCAACAATAAACGTATTATTAATACAAGTGTATTTTAGGATTCTTTTAAACATTGACTTCCTATCTGTACACTCTTACCCAATTCTTTAGCTTTAGTCAACATTTCTTCGAAATCTTCCATAGTCCCATACTCATCGTGAACTGCGTAGAAATCCGAAATATCATAGCCAAAATCATACATCGGCGATTGGAACATTGGGGATAGCCATGTCGCACCAACACCTAGTTCTTTCAAGTATTCCAATTTTGAAGTTATGCCTgacaaataaaacaatgaaCATAAATTCCGTAGTAATTATACTACACTGCAAAAATCGGCTGATTAtacgtaaaaatattattgttatttaagttGATTGTTAGATAAGGCAATTTATATATAGAAAACCCCTGCTACCTTGCCAATActtctaatttaaaataaaagtaaacttcctttaaaagtagtaaaatatttcttcaataatattactttacaaTGTGCAGCTACTGCCGATTATAAGCAggcaaatatttttgatttagtctatttaactaattattaaattcattttttaatatataaaagtaatattttactaGATCCATACCTTTCAAGTCACCAATTCCATCACCATCACTATCCATAAATGATCTTGGATAGATTTGGTAGAATATCGTAGTCTCCCACCATTCCAGTTCCCTCTGCGTTgcatgaattgttaaaaacaaaaacggTAACAGGAACGCTAAGGccctgaaataaaatatttaaaaaaaaagttaaaaaaacatCAGTTTCTTcaagtagttttatttaaatctcacCCTCTTACCAAAATATATTTGAGAACCTTATTAACTTAGTCTtagattgaattattttatattttcttcctAGTCAGATAAGAAATGTAAAGAACTATGTCGGATTTGTAATCTTACCTCATAGTGATACAGCAActgttttttattatcatattcgCCTTATTTATATCGTTTGCCAGGGATAAGATAATCTTGAAAGACTCTATTTCACGATAAAGCACTCACTTTCATCAAGCCATTATCtcaaaacaaacttaatttaccAAAAACTCgcaaaaacatttattacaataaaatagacGAAAGCTCTTTGAAGATCAGCTTGCGATCGCAAGTATTTTTAAAtggtaaaaaatttaattttctagaTGAAAGATATTGTTTTAAGGACGACTTTTATAAGAAGCGAATATTTAAACGTAAATTGGCATGATTAATGGTTCAACAGAATAGGTCCAAAAAGGATTTGAAACGATTATTATTTACGTAAAGTTCTTTATTATATACCTTAGGCAAAACCACCAAAACAGCTCAGATTATTTTTGGAAAGGATCATAAGATCAGCATACCCATTATCAGAATATTATATgccaaaaaaattatacaacaaATATATAGTAGAATGTTCATCAAGGTGTGAAAGCAATTTCTATGAGTGTGCAATTTGTGGGCACGAGACGAAGTGTAGGGTCTGAATCTTTCCTATTAATGGAATCGCATTTTCAGTAGTTCTCCTCAGTCATAACTCTTTTTAGGGACCTGGTGGCAtgattgtagtttttttttaattcgcttGTATATACTATTGCATTAATCCAAGCCTGATAGCATTTTTGCTTTCGGCGAAACGCCATTTTGAAGAAACGGTCACACCATGCTTATTCCACCTGCCATCGAAAGGCACCTAAAATATCGAAATAAAGAGATTCATATCTTGcagtaccacaacggcaacaGAAAGAGAGAGGTCATCAGAAGGCTAACGTATAACGCATAACGGGGATTCGCATCACTGACATGACTAAGACCACAGAATAGGTAAAAGACATTGTGTTAGACCATATTTAAAGCGAAATGATCTTCCCAAATAATCGGCAGTCCGTGAGGCCAGGAGTTGGTGGGTGTTCATATCGCCCAGAATCATGATCTTTGCGGTGACAATTGGATCCATCAAGCAATATGTTGCCATTTAAAAGTGCGCAAGGAGCCGTCAAGTCTCTGTGTTACTGCAACGCAATCTATAATACGAGCATAGATTCAAGGATGGTGAGCCAGAGAAAGGACGGAAACTTGCCCCTCAAGGACACACTGGCGTCGAGAGCAGATACGGAATAAACGTACACAGCTGTCCGTAGTACAAAGAAGTGCTCCAGTTGATACTCGTACCCCGGCaggtaatattatgtattatccaatcgggatatctgt
Protein-coding sequences here:
- the LOC126969222 gene encoding maltase A1-like produces the protein MIIKNSCCITMRALAFLLPFLFLTIHATQRELEWWETTIFYQIYPRSFMDSDGDGIGDLKGITSKLEYLKELGVGATWLSPMFQSPMYDFGYDISDFYAVHDEYGTMEDFEEMLTKAKELDIKIVLDFVPNHSSNESVWFDEALRGHEKYFDYFVWEDPVEDENGILHPPNNWNSVFRKSAWEYREEVGKYYLHQFVIGQPDLNYRNPEVVEEMKNVIRFWLDKGVAGFRVDAIAHLFEIDKELYNGKYPDEPISGQALDDPESYDYLNHIYTKDQEETFDMVYQWREVFDEFKEKDGLSRVMMTEAYSSPIVTMKYFGNENSEGAQMPFNFVLISDVNGDSTAGEIKYALDKFLAFKPIDKLANWVAGNHDNSRVASRFSPKLVDGVNMIVLLLPGIAVTYMGEEIGMVDGYISWEDTVDPSGCNTDDPINYWMSSRDPERTPFQWSGEKNAGFTTGDKTWLPLADGYETLNVAVQSSIERSHLNIYKTLAKLRTESTFRYGRYESVAFNSDVFAFRRWHEGEVYIVVVNFREQAHQIDLTYFENVVGHLEVIVTSVQSPKNVGDILEANSVSMVESESLVLRLVQ